A single Fusobacterium hominis DNA region contains:
- a CDS encoding DUF969 domain-containing protein: protein MVKLIGVLIILIGFTLKLDTIAVVIVAGIATGLVSGILSGVGIGAALLKVLSVLGDAFVNTRYMTLLLLTLAVVGVLERNGLRERAAICISKLKGATCGKVLSVYDVIRTIAAIFSLRVGGHVQFIRPLIYPMAKGAAEKEGKVTEKIDEEIKGFANSVENYGNFFGQNGFVASAGVLLIVGTMKELGVENVEPYAVSKASLIMAVLSIVISIIRNYLFDMRIRRSRGGK, encoded by the coding sequence CGGTGTACTTATAATTTTAATTGGTTTTACTTTAAAGCTTGATACAATAGCAGTAGTAATTGTTGCAGGAATAGCTACTGGTTTAGTTTCAGGAATTTTAAGTGGAGTAGGTATTGGTGCAGCACTATTAAAAGTGCTTTCTGTATTAGGAGATGCCTTTGTAAATACTCGTTATATGACTTTGCTGCTTTTAACTTTGGCAGTAGTAGGAGTTCTTGAAAGAAATGGACTAAGAGAACGTGCAGCAATATGTATTTCAAAATTAAAAGGGGCAACTTGTGGAAAGGTTTTAAGTGTGTATGATGTTATAAGAACTATAGCTGCAATATTTTCATTAAGAGTAGGTGGACATGTGCAATTTATCCGTCCTCTTATCTATCCTATGGCAAAAGGAGCTGCTGAAAAAGAGGGAAAAGTTACAGAAAAGATAGATGAGGAGATCAAAGGATTTGCAAACTCTGTAGAAAATTATGGAAACTTTTTCGGACAAAATGGATTTGTGGCTTCTGCTGGAGTTCTTTTAATCGTAGGAACAATGAAAGAATTAGGAGTAGAAAATGTAGAACCATATGCTGTTTCTAAAGCTAGTCTTATCATGGCAGTGTTAAGTATTGTAATAAGTATAATAAGAAACTATCTTTTTGATATGAGAATTAGAAGATCAAGAGGTGGTAAGTAA